One genomic region from Prochlorococcus marinus CUG1433 encodes:
- a CDS encoding Fe-S cluster containing protein, translated as MIKTKNKKDKWIKLICGASNEDIVAIEDLCAIYTAAGVDYIDVAAEESIVHAAKKGIDWAKKGFKNSPGLMISISDGNDIHFRKAEFDPLKCPPSCPRPCEKVCPTFAIDNFGVKESKCYGCGRCLNSCPLNLISEYEYNLSKNDLASTLQKIRPDAVEIHTEINRLDSFTKVVNILKSSGIKLDKISISCGLNQSLKKAQEPEDLLKALWERYEILNELDIPIIWQLDGRPMSGDLAPTTSRDAVKLFEKIGSDLPPGLIQLAGGTNEKTHEFLNSKNLPDGIAFGSAARKIMQPLIEFAHKNNKKLYEYPERMALAIKKAKKFLEPWKSSSFK; from the coding sequence TTGATTAAAACCAAGAATAAAAAAGATAAATGGATTAAGTTAATTTGTGGTGCCAGTAATGAAGATATTGTTGCCATTGAAGATTTATGTGCAATTTATACTGCTGCTGGTGTCGACTACATAGATGTTGCAGCAGAAGAATCTATAGTGCATGCAGCAAAAAAAGGAATCGATTGGGCAAAAAAAGGTTTTAAAAATTCCCCTGGATTAATGATAAGTATTAGTGATGGTAATGATATCCACTTTCGAAAAGCAGAATTTGATCCGTTGAAATGTCCACCTAGTTGTCCAAGACCATGCGAAAAGGTATGCCCCACCTTTGCAATTGATAATTTCGGAGTTAAAGAGAGTAAATGTTATGGATGTGGAAGATGTTTAAATAGTTGTCCTCTGAATCTAATTAGTGAATATGAATATAATTTATCAAAAAATGATTTAGCATCAACACTTCAAAAAATAAGGCCTGATGCAGTAGAAATTCATACAGAAATCAATCGCCTAGATTCTTTTACAAAAGTTGTCAATATTCTTAAAAGTTCTGGAATTAAATTAGACAAGATATCTATTAGTTGTGGATTAAATCAATCTTTAAAAAAAGCACAAGAGCCCGAAGATCTTTTGAAAGCACTTTGGGAAAGATATGAAATTCTGAATGAGCTAGATATTCCAATTATTTGGCAGCTAGATGGAAGGCCAATGTCTGGAGATCTTGCTCCTACAACAAGTAGAGATGCTGTTAAATTGTTCGAAAAAATCGGTTCAGATCTTCCTCCAGGATTAATTCAATTAGCAGGAGGAACAAATGAAAAAACTCATGAATTTTTGAATTCAAAAAATCTTCCAGACGGAATAGCATTTGGAAGTGCAGCAAGAAAAATTATGCAACCCCTTATTGAATTTGCTCACAAAAATAACAAAAAACTCTATGAGTATCCTGAAAGAATGGCTTTAGCAATTAAAAAAGCTAAGAAATTTCTAGAGCCATGGAAATCGAGCTCATTCAAATAA
- the crtD gene encoding C-3',4' desaturase CrtD, whose protein sequence is MRKSEVIVVGAGIAGLTSAAILSKQGVSVTLIESHTQAGGCAGTFKRKNYIFDVGATQVAGLEKGGIHSRIFDFLDIPSPEATILDPACIVDLNDGSNPITIWYEKSKWIAEREMQFPGSQRFWKLCTLIHESNWIFANNNPVLPIRNFWDFSQLFKALAPSNLVTGILLKSTIYDLLRICGLSKNERLIKFLNLQLKLYSQEDVYNTAALYGSTVLQMCQQPHGLWHLKKSMQSLSESLESSLIKTGVNIIFGQEVNSITFDDVKMCWQVSANSKNKSFIYQAKDVIYTAPPQSLLKHLKHPLERKKNYKNRLNNLPDPSGAVVFYSALKKEHIQKTFSNHYQFVSKEFCSLFVSISDDGDGRAPEGEVTLIASIFTKTKDWFDLDKQTYLKKKNDFMKKISLELESQFDIDPEKWLHRELATPLGFERWTKRPNGIVGGLGQNPDIFGLFGLSSRTPFEGLWLCGDSIYPGEGTAGVSQSALMVSRQILASKGIENFSL, encoded by the coding sequence ATGAGAAAGTCTGAAGTTATTGTTGTAGGCGCTGGTATAGCAGGACTAACTTCTGCAGCGATTTTATCAAAGCAAGGCGTATCAGTGACTTTAATCGAATCTCATACTCAAGCCGGAGGATGTGCAGGTACTTTTAAAAGAAAGAATTATATTTTTGATGTTGGTGCAACTCAGGTTGCGGGTTTAGAGAAGGGAGGAATACATTCTAGAATTTTTGATTTTTTAGATATTCCATCCCCAGAAGCGACAATTTTAGATCCTGCTTGCATCGTTGATTTGAATGATGGTAGTAATCCTATAACTATTTGGTATGAAAAAAGTAAATGGATAGCTGAACGAGAAATGCAGTTTCCGGGGAGTCAAAGGTTTTGGAAACTTTGTACCCTCATACATGAAAGTAATTGGATATTTGCTAATAATAATCCTGTGTTACCAATCAGGAATTTTTGGGATTTTTCTCAACTTTTTAAAGCACTAGCACCTTCAAACCTTGTTACGGGTATTTTACTTAAATCTACTATTTATGATTTATTGCGGATATGTGGATTATCTAAGAATGAGCGCTTGATTAAATTCTTAAATCTTCAACTTAAACTTTATTCTCAAGAGGATGTTTATAATACAGCAGCATTATATGGATCTACTGTTCTTCAGATGTGTCAACAGCCACATGGTCTGTGGCATCTTAAAAAATCTATGCAGTCTTTAAGTGAATCATTAGAAAGTTCATTAATTAAAACTGGAGTAAATATAATTTTTGGACAAGAAGTTAATTCTATAACTTTTGACGATGTAAAAATGTGTTGGCAAGTATCTGCTAATTCGAAAAATAAATCATTTATTTACCAAGCAAAAGATGTGATTTATACCGCGCCTCCACAATCTTTGCTCAAGCATTTAAAACATCCTTTAGAGAGAAAAAAAAATTATAAAAATCGACTTAATAATTTGCCTGATCCAAGTGGAGCTGTAGTTTTTTATTCAGCTTTAAAAAAGGAACATATTCAAAAAACATTCTCCAATCATTATCAATTTGTTTCGAAAGAATTTTGTTCTTTATTTGTATCAATTAGTGATGATGGTGATGGAAGAGCGCCAGAAGGTGAGGTTACTTTAATTGCGAGTATCTTTACTAAGACTAAAGATTGGTTTGATCTAGATAAACAAACTTATTTAAAGAAGAAAAATGATTTCATGAAAAAAATATCGCTTGAATTGGAAAGTCAATTTGATATTGATCCTGAAAAATGGCTACATAGGGAATTAGCAACTCCATTGGGCTTTGAAAGATGGACAAAAAGACCTAATGGAATAGTAGGTGGGCTTGGTCAAAATCCAGATATTTTTGGTTTATTTGGATTATCAAGTAGGACACCTTTTGAAGGTTTATGGTTATGTGGAGATTCGATTTATCCAGGAGAGGGAACTGCAGGTGTTAGTCAGTCTGCATTAATGGTTTCAAGGCAAATTTTAGCTTCCAAAGGTATAGAAAATTTTAGTTTATAA
- the recA gene encoding recombinase RecA, with protein sequence MSLEEKKKTESKEKDKALSLVLGQIERNFGRGSIMRLGDASRMKVETISTGALTLDLALGGGYPKGRVVEVYGPESSGKTTLTLHAIAEVQKNGGVAAFVDAEHALDPVYAASLGVDVENLLVSQPDTGEMALEIVDQLIRSSAVDLVVVDSVAALTPRAEIEGEMGDHVIGSQARLMSQAMRKITGNIGKSGCTVIFLNQLRLKIGVTYGNPETTTGGNALKFYASVRLDIRRIQTLKRGTEEYGIRAKVKVAKNKVAPPFRIAEFDILFGKGISTTGCLLDLAEETNIIIRRGAWYSYEGENIGQGRDNTIIWLDQNLEIRNKVESIVKDKLTEGTEVSSNSMKALNSNPANTIAVNDIKTVA encoded by the coding sequence ATGAGCCTTGAAGAAAAGAAAAAAACTGAATCAAAAGAAAAAGATAAGGCACTGAGTCTCGTCTTAGGTCAAATAGAAAGAAATTTTGGACGAGGATCAATAATGAGACTTGGTGACGCCTCAAGAATGAAAGTAGAAACAATATCTACTGGAGCGCTCACCTTAGATTTAGCGCTAGGAGGAGGCTATCCAAAAGGAAGAGTAGTAGAAGTTTACGGGCCAGAAAGTTCAGGGAAAACTACATTAACGCTTCACGCGATTGCGGAAGTCCAAAAGAATGGAGGAGTAGCAGCATTTGTGGATGCTGAGCATGCACTCGATCCAGTTTATGCAGCCTCTTTAGGAGTTGATGTTGAAAATTTGTTGGTTTCACAACCAGATACAGGTGAAATGGCGCTAGAAATAGTTGATCAACTTATAAGATCGAGTGCAGTAGATCTTGTAGTTGTCGACTCAGTCGCGGCATTAACCCCGAGAGCCGAGATAGAAGGAGAGATGGGAGATCATGTAATTGGAAGCCAAGCAAGGCTAATGAGCCAAGCAATGAGGAAAATAACAGGAAATATTGGCAAATCTGGATGTACGGTAATATTCCTAAACCAATTACGCCTAAAAATTGGCGTTACATATGGCAATCCAGAAACAACCACAGGAGGTAATGCATTAAAATTTTACGCCTCAGTGAGACTTGATATCAGAAGAATTCAAACTCTTAAAAGAGGTACTGAAGAATATGGCATAAGAGCAAAAGTGAAAGTAGCAAAAAACAAAGTTGCACCACCATTTAGAATTGCAGAATTTGATATTCTCTTCGGAAAAGGTATTAGTACAACAGGATGTTTATTAGATTTAGCAGAAGAGACAAATATCATAATAAGGAGAGGGGCTTGGTATAGTTATGAAGGAGAAAATATTGGGCAAGGAAGAGATAATACAATTATTTGGCTTGATCAAAACTTAGAAATCAGGAACAAAGTAGAATCAATAGTTAAAGATAAATTAACAGAAGGGACTGAAGTCAGTTCTAATTCAATGAAAGCTCTAAATAGCAATCCTGCTAATACAATCGCTGTTAATGATATAAAAACAGTAGCCTAG
- a CDS encoding HAD family hydrolase, whose product MSSQKIFLFDFDGVIVDGMQEYWHSSLLACEKYLNSPYISVDQKHYKTVPFSFKEIRPWVKYGWEMILIVHEIIKTENPLKHDNKDIFINNYHQNCQRILNENSWIAEDLQKILDKSRKYQIDKDFKSWVNLHNPFFEVINFLKELKKREIKTGVITTKGKIFAEKILQQLNIFPEFTFGYESGTKVKIAENLAETYEILGFIEDRKKTLIDIKQNSLTSHIPCFLADWGYLKETDKYNLSNEIKLLKLCNLEELVAI is encoded by the coding sequence GTGTCTTCTCAAAAAATATTTCTATTTGATTTTGATGGAGTAATAGTTGATGGAATGCAAGAATATTGGCATAGTTCTTTATTAGCCTGTGAAAAATATTTAAATTCACCCTACATCTCTGTTGATCAAAAACATTATAAAACAGTACCATTTTCTTTCAAAGAAATTAGGCCTTGGGTTAAATACGGTTGGGAAATGATTCTAATTGTGCACGAAATTATAAAAACAGAAAATCCATTAAAACATGATAATAAAGATATTTTCATTAATAATTATCATCAAAATTGCCAGAGGATATTAAATGAAAATTCATGGATTGCCGAAGATTTACAAAAAATATTAGATAAGTCTCGCAAGTACCAAATTGATAAAGATTTTAAATCGTGGGTAAATTTACATAATCCATTTTTTGAAGTTATAAATTTTTTGAAAGAATTAAAGAAAAGAGAAATAAAAACTGGAGTTATAACAACTAAAGGTAAAATATTTGCAGAAAAAATTCTTCAACAATTAAATATTTTTCCAGAATTCACTTTCGGTTATGAATCTGGGACAAAAGTCAAAATAGCTGAAAATCTTGCAGAAACTTATGAAATTTTAGGCTTTATAGAAGATAGAAAAAAAACTCTAATAGATATCAAACAAAATTCATTAACTTCTCACATTCCATGCTTCCTAGCTGATTGGGGATATTTAAAAGAAACAGATAAGTATAATTTAAGTAATGAAATCAAATTATTGAAATTATGTAACCTTGAAGAATTAGTTGCAATTTAA
- a CDS encoding prephenate/arogenate dehydrogenase, with amino-acid sequence MKIGIVGLGLIGGSLGLKLQTLNHTIYGIANNEFNEKKAKDKKLANFVSCDLSLLKKCELIILALPLKDLISPSKELVASIPQETILTDVGSVKEPIVSTWENLHPLFIGSHPMAGTEKKGVDSGFEGLFKNAKWIITPTQNSDLNSIRTISELIKSMDCEICQASPKEHDEAVSLISHLPIFLASALIETAQTKNNQSLLDLTQKLAATGFADTSRVGGGNEQLGLDLAINNQINILNSINSFKNKLNILESLIKENNWELLSNKLAEAKENRQNFIN; translated from the coding sequence ATGAAAATTGGAATAGTAGGATTAGGTTTAATTGGCGGTTCATTAGGATTAAAACTCCAGACTCTAAATCATACAATTTATGGAATAGCAAATAATGAATTTAATGAAAAAAAAGCTAAGGATAAAAAACTTGCAAATTTTGTTAGCTGCGATCTGAGCTTATTAAAAAAATGTGAGCTAATAATTTTGGCATTGCCTTTAAAAGATTTGATCAGTCCTTCTAAAGAATTAGTAGCTTCAATACCTCAAGAAACAATATTAACTGATGTAGGCTCTGTAAAAGAACCAATTGTAAGTACATGGGAAAATTTACATCCTCTATTTATTGGATCTCATCCAATGGCAGGGACAGAAAAAAAAGGAGTTGATTCAGGTTTTGAAGGTCTTTTTAAAAATGCAAAATGGATTATTACCCCGACACAAAATAGTGATTTAAATTCAATCAGAACTATTTCCGAGCTCATAAAATCAATGGATTGTGAAATTTGCCAAGCTTCGCCAAAAGAGCATGATGAAGCAGTATCTCTAATTTCTCATTTGCCTATATTTTTAGCTTCTGCCCTCATTGAAACTGCGCAAACAAAAAATAATCAATCTTTATTAGATCTCACGCAAAAATTAGCTGCTACAGGATTTGCTGACACTTCGAGAGTTGGCGGAGGCAATGAACAACTAGGCTTAGATTTAGCTATTAATAATCAAATTAATATTTTAAATTCCATAAATAGTTTTAAAAATAAGCTGAATATATTGGAATCTCTTATTAAAGAAAATAATTGGGAGTTACTTTCTAACAAACTTGCTGAAGCAAAAGAGAACAGACAAAATTTTATAAACTAA
- a CDS encoding DUF2839 domain-containing protein codes for MGEAKRRKTLGLPPKKNNTKTNIDDSPKLFEWLPFTVNQRDNLIKLSIKASWFGIGGLVILWIVVRFIGPAAGWWTLADSL; via the coding sequence ATGGGAGAAGCAAAAAGACGAAAAACACTTGGGTTGCCTCCAAAAAAAAATAATACTAAAACTAACATTGATGACTCTCCAAAATTATTTGAATGGCTTCCCTTTACAGTCAATCAAAGAGATAACCTAATTAAATTAAGTATTAAGGCCAGTTGGTTTGGCATCGGAGGGTTAGTAATCTTATGGATTGTAGTGAGATTTATAGGCCCTGCTGCTGGGTGGTGGACTTTAGCTGATTCTTTATAA
- a CDS encoding 50S ribosomal protein L23 has translation MSKLFDSRLADVIRKPVITEKATNALDLNQYTFEVDHRAAKPQIKAAIEALFSVKVIGVNTMNPPRRTRRVGKFSGKRSQVKKAIVRLAEGDKIQLFPES, from the coding sequence ATGAGTAAATTATTCGATTCTCGTTTAGCCGATGTAATTCGAAAGCCTGTTATTACTGAGAAAGCTACGAATGCACTAGATCTTAACCAATATACTTTTGAAGTAGATCATAGAGCGGCTAAACCACAAATAAAGGCAGCTATTGAAGCCTTGTTCAGTGTTAAAGTCATTGGAGTTAACACTATGAATCCTCCTAGGAGAACAAGAAGAGTCGGGAAATTTTCCGGTAAACGTTCTCAGGTCAAGAAGGCAATTGTACGTCTCGCTGAAGGAGACAAAATCCAACTATTTCCAGAATCTTAA
- a CDS encoding 50S ribosomal protein L3, translating to MSIGILGKKLGMSQLFDDKGNSVPVTLIEAGPCRVTQLKTTALDGYTAVQIGYGLSKEKHISKPEKGHLLKSGEELLKHLKEYRVEETSSYEIGKQITVNNFEVGQKVDISGKSMGRGFAGYQKRHGFSRGPMSHGSKNHRAPGSTGAGTTPGRIYPGKRMAGRYGGKQITTKGLLVLKIDDQKNLLVVKGSVPGKPGSIVNIKPNNVVGKKGGEKS from the coding sequence ATGTCTATCGGAATTTTAGGAAAGAAATTGGGCATGTCCCAACTTTTCGATGATAAAGGTAATTCTGTACCAGTTACTCTTATAGAGGCTGGACCGTGCCGTGTCACTCAATTGAAAACAACTGCTTTGGATGGTTATACAGCCGTTCAGATAGGTTATGGCTTGTCCAAAGAGAAGCATATAAGCAAGCCTGAAAAGGGACATTTGTTGAAATCAGGTGAAGAACTTTTAAAGCATTTGAAAGAATATAGGGTTGAAGAAACTTCATCTTATGAAATCGGAAAACAAATAACTGTAAATAACTTTGAGGTTGGTCAAAAAGTTGATATCAGTGGCAAATCTATGGGTAGAGGTTTTGCAGGTTACCAGAAGAGACATGGTTTTAGCAGAGGTCCTATGAGTCATGGTTCAAAAAATCATAGAGCACCAGGATCTACAGGAGCAGGAACAACTCCGGGCAGAATTTATCCAGGGAAAAGAATGGCAGGAAGATATGGAGGAAAACAGATAACTACCAAAGGATTGTTAGTTCTAAAAATTGATGATCAGAAAAATTTGCTTGTAGTAAAGGGTTCTGTCCCAGGTAAGCCCGGTTCAATTGTCAACATTAAGCCAAATAATGTTGTAGGCAAAAAAGGAGGTGAAAAATCATGA
- the rplB gene encoding 50S ribosomal protein L2, which produces MAIRKFKPYTPGTRQRVVTDFSEITSAKPERSLIVSKHRVKGRNNRGVITCRHRGGGHKRQYRLVDFRRDKRNINAKVAAIHYDPHRNARLALLFYEDGEKRYIIAPAGVKVGQNVISGESVPIEDGNAMPLSVMPLGSSVHCVELYAGRGAQMVRSAGASAQVMAKEGDYVALKLPSTEVRLVRKECYATLGEVGNSEIRNTSLGKAGRRRWLGRRPQVRGSVMNPCDHPHGGGEGKAPIGRAGPVTPWGKPALGYKTRKKNKPSNKLVVRRRRRVSKRSRGGRDS; this is translated from the coding sequence ATGGCAATACGTAAATTTAAACCTTATACACCTGGCACTAGGCAGAGAGTAGTTACTGACTTTAGTGAAATAACAAGTGCAAAACCTGAAAGATCACTAATAGTTTCAAAACATAGAGTTAAAGGCAGGAATAATCGTGGAGTTATCACTTGTCGTCATCGTGGAGGTGGTCACAAAAGGCAGTATAGATTAGTCGATTTTAGAAGAGATAAAAGAAATATCAACGCTAAAGTTGCAGCTATACACTATGATCCTCATAGAAATGCAAGGTTGGCACTTTTATTCTACGAAGATGGAGAGAAAAGATATATTATCGCTCCAGCAGGAGTAAAAGTCGGACAAAATGTCATTTCTGGAGAAAGTGTTCCAATTGAAGATGGAAATGCAATGCCGCTTTCTGTTATGCCATTAGGATCTAGTGTTCATTGTGTTGAGTTATACGCAGGTAGGGGTGCACAAATGGTCAGATCCGCAGGAGCTAGTGCTCAAGTTATGGCGAAAGAGGGAGATTATGTTGCTTTAAAACTCCCATCTACTGAAGTAAGACTTGTAAGAAAAGAATGCTACGCAACTCTTGGTGAAGTAGGTAATTCTGAAATAAGAAATACGAGCTTAGGTAAAGCAGGAAGAAGAAGATGGCTTGGAAGAAGGCCTCAAGTAAGAGGTAGTGTAATGAACCCATGTGATCATCCACATGGAGGAGGAGAGGGAAAAGCACCAATTGGTAGAGCAGGCCCAGTTACTCCATGGGGTAAACCAGCTCTTGGGTACAAGACACGTAAAAAGAACAAACCAAGTAACAAATTAGTTGTTCGAAGACGCCGTCGCGTTTCTAAGAGGAGTAGAGGAGGAAGAGACTCTTGA
- a CDS encoding NAD(P)H-quinone oxidoreductase subunit N: MPLLLTGKKFHNDLKTNKCLAIFAPLEGGYETRLLRRMRAKGFKTFITSARGLGDPEVFLLKLHGVRPPHLGHQSVGRNGALGEVQQVIPQASELFNENDKNKLLWLLEGQVLSQSELESLIEICTNDNKLTIVVEMGGSRKLEWKPLSNYILDEFES, encoded by the coding sequence ATGCCATTACTTCTCACAGGGAAAAAGTTTCATAACGATTTAAAAACTAACAAATGTCTCGCAATCTTTGCTCCTCTTGAAGGTGGTTATGAAACTCGTCTCTTGAGGAGAATGAGGGCAAAAGGCTTTAAAACTTTTATAACTTCAGCAAGAGGGCTTGGAGATCCAGAAGTTTTCTTGCTCAAATTGCATGGCGTTAGGCCACCTCACCTTGGTCATCAAAGTGTAGGAAGAAACGGAGCCCTTGGGGAAGTTCAACAAGTAATCCCACAAGCTTCCGAGTTATTTAATGAAAATGATAAAAATAAATTACTTTGGTTATTAGAAGGTCAAGTATTGTCTCAATCTGAATTGGAGAGCTTAATAGAAATTTGCACTAACGATAATAAACTAACAATAGTTGTTGAAATGGGGGGTTCAAGAAAACTTGAATGGAAACCATTGAGTAATTATATTTTGGATGAATTTGAAAGTTAA
- the rpsS gene encoding 30S ribosomal protein S19 translates to MGRSLKKGPFIADSLLKKVEKQNTDNDKSVIKTWSRSSTILPLMIGHTIAVHNGKTHIPVFITEQMIGHKLGEFAPTRTYRGHIRDKKGAKS, encoded by the coding sequence ATGGGACGTTCACTAAAAAAAGGACCTTTTATAGCAGATAGTCTGCTCAAGAAGGTAGAAAAACAAAATACTGATAATGACAAGTCCGTTATCAAAACTTGGTCGAGATCCTCTACGATTTTACCTTTAATGATTGGTCACACAATCGCCGTGCATAATGGCAAGACTCACATTCCAGTATTTATTACTGAACAAATGATTGGTCATAAACTTGGTGAATTTGCTCCTACACGCACTTACCGAGGTCATATAAGAGATAAGAAAGGAGCAAAATCATGA
- the rplD gene encoding 50S ribosomal protein L4: MTTLETLKWDGKKSGKVTLDLAVAKETSSADLMHRAVLRQLANKRQGTASTLTRSEVRGGGRKPYKQKGTGRARQGSIRTPLRPGGGIIFGPKPRSYNLDMNRKERRLALRTALMSRVSDMKAVEDFGSTLKQPKTSDIINGLARLGIQKTEKVLVILDSPSDIIKKSINNIEKVKLIAADQLNVFDILNANKLVIGQSAIDKIQEVYAS, from the coding sequence ATGACAACACTCGAAACTCTAAAGTGGGATGGTAAAAAATCAGGCAAAGTTACTCTTGATTTAGCAGTTGCTAAAGAAACTTCTTCGGCAGACTTAATGCATAGAGCAGTCCTTAGACAGCTAGCAAATAAAAGACAAGGGACAGCATCAACTTTGACAAGATCTGAAGTGCGCGGCGGCGGAAGAAAACCATACAAACAAAAAGGTACAGGAAGAGCTCGTCAAGGATCAATAAGGACACCCTTAAGACCTGGTGGCGGAATTATTTTTGGACCGAAGCCACGTTCTTACAATCTTGATATGAATCGTAAGGAACGTAGATTAGCTCTTAGAACAGCACTCATGTCAAGAGTTTCTGATATGAAGGCTGTTGAAGACTTTGGATCTACTTTAAAGCAGCCTAAAACAAGTGACATCATTAATGGTCTTGCTCGATTAGGTATACAAAAAACTGAAAAAGTTTTGGTTATTCTTGATAGTCCTTCCGATATTATAAAAAAATCCATTAATAATATCGAGAAAGTAAAATTAATCGCCGCCGATCAATTAAATGTATTTGATATTCTCAATGCCAATAAATTGGTAATAGGTCAATCAGCGATAGATAAAATTCAGGAGGTTTATGCATCATGA
- a CDS encoding DNA helicase, with protein MLEILSHQYLKNFLRDQSISWEHIYSFGRIISKCIENDSTYLINSEIFSSYDWLPPILISLFLKEEDSTFILSKEKIQFINQFQIDLLRNLGFNFILKNDQFIFANHHVRLITIQNLLNDPNSLNLRNHRIVYSGIEDIKKDLKDHFRISLFKKDWTKDFQEFELINQKFIKVYDSLKKKFLMRKVLGNSYINLNENEISFFSNFFHENSFFSDKFLSVNKALSKGWACWVKLNDTNLDWNLYLQPIDELSQIKEFFSNNKFAFLSALRKDNFFQMYFKKHSLNIDLVINFKSNFEEKKISLYIPSKQLLPNNPLYTSSILDKCKKLILFRKGLTLVLSDDIDLKTNIATELASEYGKRVLLETIPSGKNEILCSSYDWWIINSYLIQIPEQIIIPLLPIPNLSEPINAITVSHKKKLSQDWFRDFLLPQARIKLERSISPLRRNSGKLIILDGRANKRNWGRLLLQNIQPSKQINYMLPFD; from the coding sequence ATGCTTGAAATTTTAAGTCATCAATATTTGAAAAATTTTTTGAGAGATCAAAGTATTAGTTGGGAGCACATATATTCTTTTGGGAGAATAATTTCTAAATGTATTGAAAATGATTCTACATATTTAATTAATTCAGAAATTTTCTCTAGCTATGATTGGTTACCTCCAATTTTGATTTCTTTATTTTTAAAGGAAGAAGATTCAACTTTTATTTTATCTAAAGAAAAAATTCAATTTATAAACCAATTTCAGATTGATTTATTGAGAAATTTAGGTTTTAATTTTATTTTGAAAAATGACCAATTTATTTTTGCTAATCATCATGTTCGTTTGATAACAATCCAAAATTTACTTAATGATCCTAATTCTCTTAATCTTAGAAATCATCGTATAGTTTATTCTGGAATTGAGGATATAAAAAAAGATTTAAAAGATCATTTTAGGATTTCTTTATTTAAAAAGGATTGGACAAAAGATTTTCAAGAATTTGAACTAATCAATCAAAAATTTATAAAAGTATATGATTCGTTGAAGAAAAAGTTCTTGATGAGAAAGGTATTAGGAAATAGTTATATCAATTTAAATGAAAATGAAATTAGTTTTTTTTCAAACTTTTTTCATGAAAATTCTTTTTTTTCGGATAAATTTTTAAGCGTTAACAAAGCATTATCTAAAGGTTGGGCATGCTGGGTAAAGTTAAACGATACAAATTTAGATTGGAACTTATATTTGCAGCCAATAGATGAACTTTCTCAAATTAAGGAATTTTTTTCAAATAATAAATTTGCTTTTTTATCAGCATTGAGAAAAGATAATTTTTTCCAAATGTATTTTAAAAAGCATAGTTTAAATATTGACTTGGTTATTAATTTTAAAAGTAATTTTGAAGAGAAAAAGATTTCATTATATATACCCTCTAAACAGTTGCTTCCAAATAATCCTCTTTATACCAGTTCAATCTTGGATAAATGCAAAAAGTTAATACTTTTTAGAAAGGGTTTAACTTTAGTTTTGTCTGATGATATTGATTTAAAAACTAACATTGCTACAGAGTTAGCTTCTGAGTACGGGAAGAGGGTATTACTAGAGACAATTCCTTCTGGTAAAAATGAAATTCTTTGCTCTAGTTATGACTGGTGGATTATTAATTCTTATTTAATTCAAATTCCAGAACAAATTATCATTCCTTTACTTCCGATTCCAAATTTGTCAGAACCTATTAATGCAATTACAGTCTCTCACAAAAAAAAGCTTTCTCAAGATTGGTTTAGAGACTTCCTTCTTCCTCAAGCTAGAATTAAACTTGAAAGATCTATTTCTCCTTTAAGAAGAAATTCCGGTAAATTAATAATTCTAGATGGAAGAGCAAATAAAAGAAACTGGGGAAGATTACTTTTGCAAAACATTCAACCCTCAAAACAAATTAACTATATGCTACCTTTTGATTAG